The Novosphingobium kaempferiae genome includes a window with the following:
- a CDS encoding Lrp/AsnC family transcriptional regulator: protein MDRADRALLSALQADSSRSIAELAELVRLSPSAAHRRVKALEEQGLILGYAARLDPRKLGLSVEVFVEIALTSQSREAMERFERAVGGFEDILECHLMSGSADYLLRVAARDLDHYDAIHRDCLARLPGVSAMKTSFSLRRIRRFEGYSVPS, encoded by the coding sequence ATGGACCGGGCTGACCGTGCGCTGCTTTCAGCGCTTCAGGCGGATTCATCGCGATCAATCGCCGAACTGGCCGAACTCGTGCGTCTTTCCCCCTCTGCCGCGCATCGCCGGGTCAAGGCGCTGGAGGAACAGGGGCTCATCCTCGGCTACGCCGCGCGGCTGGATCCCCGGAAGTTGGGCCTCTCAGTCGAGGTCTTCGTCGAGATCGCCCTGACCAGCCAGAGCCGCGAGGCGATGGAGCGGTTCGAGCGCGCCGTCGGCGGCTTCGAGGATATCCTCGAATGCCACCTGATGAGCGGTTCGGCGGACTACCTGCTGCGCGTCGCCGCGCGCGATCTCGATCATTACGACGCGATCCACCGCGACTGCCTGGCGCGGCTGCCGGGGGTGTCGGCGATGAAGACCAGCTTCTCGTTGCGGCGCATCCGCCGCTTCGAGGGCTACTCCGTCCCTTCCTGA
- a CDS encoding cation:proton antiporter, producing MEEHAQAFLLRDGFLLLGTALAFVLAFRKLGLGATLGFLTTGAVLGPYVLDLVGDPESKMGIAELGITLLLFIVGLELAPARLWRMRHEIFGLGALQVILCGLAVSAVIYFFTGFSMEASLALGLPLGLSSTAQVLPMLQSAGRLHTPFGERSFAILLFQDLSIIPLITIIAAMNRNPALPSGPPGWVLGLETVAAIVGLILAGRFAIRPLFRLIGNLGEREMFVFAALFTVMASGALMQALGLSTALGAFIAGVMLADSPYRHELEADVEPFRAILLGLFFMSVGMLLDLSAIAERPLFVIAMALALIAVKGSIIFLLGLAFRMEWRSALALGLLLSQGGEFGFVLFAQATNAMLVNSDATSLFSAIVTLSMVTTPFLMMATRGIRERPEGKKEVREGPHEDGANAIIVGYGRFGQTVAQMLISADIEVTMIDTDIEMIDVAREFGAQVWFGDGTRIDMLRQAGAADAELIVFCIDGDQLTEPFLQAVNQAFPNAQVHARVFDRRALLRLKSAPIASMAREVMESAVVLARRALKGLDVALADIDRAEQVYRKSDKERLALQYEAGDVRAAREHIITQRRRPSRSDQEGTE from the coding sequence ATGGAAGAACATGCTCAGGCGTTCCTGCTGAGGGACGGCTTCCTGCTGCTGGGCACCGCCCTCGCCTTCGTGCTGGCGTTCCGGAAGCTGGGGCTGGGTGCGACGCTGGGCTTTCTGACCACCGGCGCGGTGCTGGGGCCTTACGTGCTCGACCTCGTCGGCGATCCCGAGAGCAAGATGGGCATCGCCGAACTGGGCATCACGCTGCTGCTGTTCATCGTCGGCCTCGAACTCGCGCCCGCGCGGCTGTGGCGGATGCGGCATGAGATCTTCGGGCTCGGCGCGCTGCAGGTGATCCTGTGCGGCCTTGCGGTTTCGGCGGTGATCTACTTCTTCACCGGCTTCAGTATGGAGGCGTCGCTGGCGCTGGGGCTGCCGCTGGGTCTTTCCTCCACCGCGCAGGTGCTGCCGATGCTGCAGAGCGCCGGTCGCCTGCACACGCCCTTCGGCGAGCGGTCCTTCGCGATCCTGCTGTTCCAGGATCTCTCGATCATCCCGCTCATCACGATCATCGCCGCGATGAACCGCAATCCCGCGTTGCCGTCCGGCCCGCCGGGATGGGTACTGGGGCTGGAGACGGTCGCCGCCATCGTCGGCCTGATCCTCGCAGGCCGCTTCGCCATCCGCCCGCTGTTCCGCCTGATCGGCAACCTTGGCGAGCGGGAGATGTTCGTCTTCGCCGCCCTGTTCACGGTCATGGCATCGGGCGCGCTGATGCAGGCGCTGGGCCTCTCAACCGCACTGGGCGCCTTCATCGCGGGCGTCATGCTGGCGGACTCGCCTTACCGACATGAGTTGGAGGCCGACGTCGAGCCGTTCCGCGCGATCCTGCTCGGCCTGTTCTTCATGTCGGTGGGCATGCTGCTCGACCTGTCCGCGATCGCCGAGCGCCCGCTGTTCGTGATCGCCATGGCCCTCGCCCTGATCGCGGTGAAGGGCTCGATCATCTTCCTGCTCGGCCTCGCCTTCCGCATGGAATGGCGCAGCGCCCTCGCGCTCGGCCTGCTGCTGAGCCAGGGCGGCGAATTCGGCTTCGTGCTCTTCGCGCAAGCGACCAATGCCATGCTGGTCAACTCCGACGCGACGAGCCTGTTCAGCGCCATCGTCACCCTCTCGATGGTCACGACGCCGTTCCTGATGATGGCCACGCGCGGCATCCGCGAACGGCCCGAGGGCAAGAAGGAAGTCCGCGAAGGACCGCATGAGGACGGCGCCAACGCGATCATCGTCGGCTATGGCCGCTTCGGCCAGACGGTGGCGCAGATGCTGATCTCCGCGGACATCGAAGTGACGATGATCGACACCGACATCGAGATGATCGACGTCGCGCGCGAATTCGGCGCACAGGTCTGGTTCGGCGACGGCACCCGCATCGACATGCTGCGACAGGCGGGCGCGGCGGATGCCGAACTGATCGTGTTCTGCATCGACGGCGACCAGTTGACCGAACCCTTCCTCCAGGCGGTGAACCAGGCCTTCCCGAACGCGCAGGTCCATGCCCGCGTGTTCGACCGCCGCGCCCTGCTGCGCCTCAAGAGCGCCCCGATCGCGTCGATGGCGCGCGAGGTCATGGAATCGGCGGTGGTGCTGGCCCGGCGCGCGCTCAAGGGGCTGGACGTGGCGCTGGCCGACATCGACCGTGCGGAGCAGGTCTACCGCAAGAGCGACAAGGAGAGGCTGGCTCTGCAATACGAAGCGGGCGACGTGCGCGCCGCGCGCGAGCACATCATCACCCAGCGCCGCCGTCCGTCTCGCAGCGATCAGGAAGGGACGGAGTAG
- the ald gene encoding alanine dehydrogenase, whose protein sequence is MRVGTVKEIKNHEYRVGLTPESARELVAHGHEVWVETGAGLGIGASDADYVAAGATIVATAPEIFGQCEMVVKVKEPQPVERAMLREGQILYTYLHLAPDPEQTADLVASGVTAIAYETVTGPGGSLPLLKPMSQVAGRMAIQAGATALEKAHGGRGVLLGGVPGVLPARVMVIGGGVVGFNAAQMAVGLGADVTILDRSPEVLERLGIHFESRAKTRFANSSNIRQMLSEAELVIGAVLVPGAAAPKLITREMLSVMKPGAVLVDVAIDQGGCFETSRPTTHQEPTFTVDGIVHYCVANMPGGVARTSTYALNNVTLPHALEIANLGWKAALKADPHLANGLNVHAGKVTYEAVARELGYDYVPVSEVLG, encoded by the coding sequence ATGCGCGTCGGTACCGTCAAGGAAATCAAGAACCACGAATACCGCGTCGGCCTGACGCCTGAGAGCGCGCGCGAACTGGTCGCGCATGGCCACGAAGTCTGGGTCGAGACCGGGGCCGGCCTCGGCATCGGCGCCTCGGACGCGGACTATGTCGCAGCGGGCGCGACGATCGTCGCCACCGCCCCGGAGATCTTCGGCCAGTGCGAGATGGTCGTGAAGGTCAAGGAACCGCAGCCGGTCGAGCGCGCGATGCTGCGCGAAGGCCAGATCCTCTACACCTACCTCCACCTCGCGCCCGATCCCGAGCAGACCGCCGATCTCGTCGCGTCAGGCGTGACGGCGATCGCCTATGAGACCGTCACCGGCCCCGGCGGCTCGCTGCCGCTGCTCAAGCCGATGAGCCAGGTCGCGGGTCGCATGGCGATCCAGGCAGGCGCGACCGCGCTGGAGAAGGCTCACGGCGGACGCGGCGTCCTGCTCGGCGGCGTTCCCGGCGTGCTCCCCGCGCGGGTCATGGTGATCGGCGGCGGCGTCGTCGGCTTCAACGCGGCGCAGATGGCGGTCGGCCTCGGCGCCGACGTGACGATCCTCGACCGCAGCCCGGAAGTTCTGGAGCGCCTCGGCATCCACTTCGAGAGCCGCGCCAAGACGCGCTTCGCCAACTCCAGCAACATCCGCCAGATGCTGTCGGAAGCGGAACTGGTGATCGGCGCCGTGCTGGTCCCCGGCGCGGCTGCGCCCAAGCTCATCACGCGCGAGATGCTCTCGGTCATGAAGCCCGGCGCGGTGCTGGTCGACGTCGCCATCGACCAGGGCGGCTGCTTCGAGACGAGCCGCCCGACCACGCACCAGGAGCCGACCTTCACGGTCGACGGCATCGTCCACTACTGCGTCGCCAACATGCCCGGCGGCGTGGCGCGCACCAGCACTTATGCGCTCAACAACGTGACGCTGCCGCACGCGCTGGAGATCGCGAACCTCGGCTGGAAGGCCGCGCTCAAGGCCGATCCGCACCTCGCCAACGGCCTGAACGTCCACGCCGGCAAGGTGACTTACGAGGCCGTCGCCCGCGAACTCGGCTACGACTACGTGCCGGTGAGCGAAGTGCTGGGCTAA
- a CDS encoding acyl-CoA thioesterase, whose translation MTFTLTFTASPEHIDVMGHVNNAVWVQWMEAMAGAHWAAVAPPEHQAQYAWVVTRHEIDYRGNIREGESVTGETFIPEGPSGARFDRRVDFRNAAGKVIVSARTTWAMIDIASGRLMRVPPEVAAPFVG comes from the coding sequence ATGACATTCACCCTCACCTTCACCGCAAGCCCCGAGCACATCGACGTGATGGGTCACGTCAACAACGCGGTGTGGGTGCAGTGGATGGAGGCGATGGCGGGCGCGCACTGGGCGGCGGTCGCGCCGCCCGAGCATCAGGCGCAATACGCCTGGGTCGTCACCCGCCACGAGATCGACTACCGCGGAAACATCCGCGAGGGCGAGAGCGTGACGGGGGAGACGTTCATCCCCGAAGGGCCGAGCGGCGCGCGCTTCGACCGCCGGGTGGATTTCAGGAATGCGGCGGGCAAGGTGATCGTCTCGGCCCGCACGACCTGGGCGATGATCGACATCGCCTCGGGTCGCCTGATGCGGGTGCCGCCGGAAGTGGCGGCACCGTTTGTCGGCTGA